The sequence GTACCTGTGAAAACTGCATTGAATGAAATTATAAAATCTTACTAACTGCAATTTCATCACAGTTGGGGAATTTTATACAGTTAATGCATTCGGTCCATACCTTTTGAGGCATTTGATCCTTACTAACCTCTTTATATCCACAAAACTTAAAAAATTCTGGTTGATATGTCAAGGCAAAAACTTTAGCACATCCAAGTTCTCTAGCTTCATCTTCAAGAGTTTTGACAATTTGAGTTCCTATTCCTCTTCGCTTGTAGTCACTAGCCACTGCCAACGCTCTTATCTCTGCTAAATCACTCCAGAGTATGTGCAGTGAAGCAACTCCAACTAAATTTTCATCTACTTCAGCTAGCAGGAATTCACGGATGTTCTCATACAACATATTTCTTGATCGGGGAAGCATGAGCCCTTGTTCTGCATTACTATTAATTAATGACATCATAGCTTCTACATCCGCTATTCGTGCCTTACGCAATTTCATCTTGATGATCTCCTTTTATGATTTTTGCATAATTATACACCATATCTAATTTTCTTGCATACCCATATTCGTTAATTTACAATTAATATTTTCTATCAGTATTTAAGCAAAAGGTTACCTGTCGGATTTTGTTCTATTTTTTTCCATCTAATTTTTCCAAGCACGCCTGTGAGGCGGATTTGTTATTATTCCTAAAAATATCATTTCTCCTTTTTCTTACATTTTTTTACCTCGTTATATGGTAAACTATGTCAGTGTGTTTCTTTTAGTAGTTTTTGGAAGGAGTCTTTCATTGTGGTTCCCCTTAAATTTCGATTTCATTCTTTCCATCGACAATGGGTTTTTAACCTATTCTCAGTTTTTTTTCTAGTCTGCGTTGTTTTATGTTATTACTTGCCCATCTCTCAATTAGTGCGCATTACTTTAGAATTTATCACATTCACAATCCTAGTTGTCTGGTTTGAGCCTTGGTTTACCTCATGGGGAAAAGTTTGGATAATAGCCTCGACCCTGCTTATACTGGGTTCATATCTAAAT comes from Desulfosporosinus meridiei DSM 13257 and encodes:
- a CDS encoding N-acetyltransferase, giving the protein MKLRKARIADVEAMMSLINSNAEQGLMLPRSRNMLYENIREFLLAEVDENLVGVASLHILWSDLAEIRALAVASDYKRRGIGTQIVKTLEDEARELGCAKVFALTYQPEFFKFCGYKEVSKDQMPQKVWTECINCIKFPNCDEIAVSKIL